ATCAACTGATatctacaaaaaaatatggatacCTTCATaggcatttttttaagtatttttgcatttcttttaacaaaaaaaattgttcttaaaaatggtaaaatcgtttaattatataatattttttttttattggctaattgaattatttaaaaataaaataaatatgaacaagtcatataaataaatatttttggtCAGGcgataaataataatttgtatgTAACATTGAGTCGTTACATATTAATTGTGTATATAGCGgaacaatttaaataaaaaaaatacataataattattgcttgttaatattatataagtgtattttccttattttttttttatatgtgtgtAAAGCTATAAAAACTGTATAAATGttaatttgtaaaaaaaacataaaaatgtaatatcatatgttttttattttatctttgTATTAGACTTTTCAAATTATtcctattttataaatagctattaatatttaaaatatagctctacattattatttatgccGTTGTTattgtaattattttcttagCCATAatcatgcatatataataatattttttatgtcaaACGCTTTTATTGGCAAACATTTACTTCGCAACATAATTTGTTAagatttataatttgttttttgtgtgcatttttttttgttccgTATTTTAGACCAATTTGTATGtgctttttttgtttacttATCTACCTATAAAAGTGTATTTTCTGTacaattcatatatatgctacaaaaatgaagacagacaaaaataaaagcacaaatatttcaaaGTATGACAATGAAATGCcaaatatggaaaaacTATATGATCAATTAAGCTttcaaaaatttgaaaatgaatCGAGTTcatcattaaaatattctgaTATTGAGAAAATGTCGGGATTGAATAAAAGCATTCAGTCATCTATATACAGTAATAATACTAGCAATAGTTATGCAAATACTCCGAAAAGTGGGACTAGAATTATGAATAAATCTAATGTTCAAAtagttgaaaaaataaaggaagTACCAACttatattgttaaaaaCCAAACAAGAATAATAAACGTTCCAGAGGTGAGATTTGTAAATAAGGTTGAGCATGACACTGTCGAGGTTATTGAAAAGTTGAAATATGTCCCTAAAGAAGTtactaaatataatattattaaaaagcctgtgataaaaaatatagttaaagaaaaaaaaatggatgtTCTACATGTACAGGAAAAAATCAGTTTTAGAGATCAAGAAGTTGTAGAAGAagtttataattatgttgATGAAGATGGAAATCAAATTAAAGATTCCCAAGATATAATGACTAtggattatattttatcaaatgaaaatgaatcGAATAAGAAAAGAGAATGCCCAGTATATCCTTCCTTAAACTGTTGTAACAATACCAGTGCTTATGTTGAAAATAGTAACAACATTTGTAGTATGGCctataataataagatTGACAATTCAAATATCATAGGAATATCTAAAGGGGAAACCTTACCATATGATGTGGATCTTAATGTGTTGCCGCCACTTTTAGAGCCTTTTGGTCCGCAAATAAAAACagaagataataaaatatttgaaaatgtaTTTGTTCCAAAAGTTGAAAAAGTTGTTGAagtacaaaaaaaaattgatataCCTATAAATTTACCAGTGCCATATATAGTTCCTAAACCCAAAATTATAGATGTTGATATCCcagtttttaaatttaatgataaatatgtacCTGTTCCAGTTCGTCAAAAAATCATACCAAAAATTACATGGAGTGATAAAGTTTATAAAGTCGATTGTGTAATAGAAAAACCATATTTAGTATATcatgatataataaaatttgtcCCAACAGATACAAAAATTAGTGTTAGAGAATATCCAAaaggaataaataaaataaatcctGAAGAATTATATGAAGCAGACAATTTAGCATTATGGATGAGAGTAAATGCTGATTtgaaagaagaaaaagataatttaaaaaaaaacacacaAACTGAAAGTACAATAGATCATATATGTGAATGCTCTGATTGTGAAACATGTGAACATATCTCTAATTCTGAACTAAATATTTCAcatgatttatttaatactaAATCTAGTCCCAACAATTTTTCTGATACCATACCATTACATCAAGATCATCCCCTTGAAATGGTTCATCTACAAAACAAATGGATGAAACAAGATGCTACAAAAATTCcagaattatataatgaacAATTTATGAATGCCCATAGAAATGCATTTTTCAATTTAACCTCTAAAATTCCTCGTGAAGCAAAAGTAGAAATGAAAACCATTGCCCAATTGAAAACTAACACATAAAAAGGGAATGTAATaagacaaaaataattattttacctataatacatttacaaaagaaaaaagacgAAGAAAATGCATACACTAACAATGATGAAACTATGGCCGTAtgtacaattttatttatttcgtgATTAACTAAAAATagtttctatttttttaaataaaaatttgtataattatgatgattttttttgataattgtttttttattaaaaaattttgttaaaaaaatgcatttataataatttatgttttgCCAAAATATGTATGTCTAACCTTACACTTTTTGTGTAacattccatttttttttgtcctttaaaaaatattcattatgCATATTGAAATAGTTACAACATTGGGTATTTACTAAATATTAgctaaattttattactatggtatattaaaaaaaaatgatatttagCTAGCTTAATTTTGGCTATATTATATCTTACCAATAAGAAATACattcttattttattgctacttatatagaattatttatttttgatttattcGAATTTGATacttgataaaatataaggtctatatttacatttttccACAAGTAttgatatttataaaatgagAAAATACCATCGACCTATAGAATATGCCTTTTTACACATATATGCACTTTACTAAAGGAcagaaattttatttaagtagtattttttacaaatcataaaaagttacgtatatattatttaattcaaaATGGGAATATAACCATAATTTATGAACAGTTATAAGAAAAGATgttaaacaatttaaaggcatataaatattgtcatgtatttttccaatatttttatttttttttttttaaactttttataagttttatttatataatttttcccCTACTTATTAAATAGTATCATATGTGcgattaaaaattattacacaTATGGTGtgtgtattattttcttttttttgataattataaGTGTGATATGCGCACCATTAATTAAGGGTAAAGCCCGACTTATACGATTAAAAAAGGTataactattatttttacttgctatatatacacatatttttttttatttaaaaagtaaCAAACTCAATATCGTCCATTCGTTCATATGTTAACAAAAGATTGCTCTTATTACATCTTATgtaatactatttttttataagtaaaaaataaaagcttGTCCTATATATTCTTCAACCTTTTTACTATACCCATGATATATACACGTATAAAGCATCTAACTATATCACAGTCATGCTGCATAAATGTTTTGAGATAGATATATCGAAATAGACACATAcacatgtacatatataaaaaaatatatatacttaataattatacattttaattattaaaaaaaaaatggacaTATATAAGcttcgtttttttatatatcattctaaaaataaaattctaatatataatataattatcaaattatatatttttcacacctttttcataatttaaaatgtttatatattaaacatGTCCTGTGTGCATTTGaataatgtattattacacaaaaaatatgataaataaaaattagcAAACTGTAAATTAAATCTGTTACATAATGTTGTATAGTGAAATTGTAatacattatatacaaatgaaaaaacattaaaaaatataaaataataatatccaaatttttaataggaaaattatgtaaaaatttatgtaaataaaatgtatatatgtaaacataaaatatgtaaaatagaatatgcatatatatgtatatgtgaaaatcaaaaaatatatacaagtgtaaaatttttttcggGCTAAGATTAAATAgcgaaaaatatttttttttatattaggagagcaaaaaaaaaaaaaaaaaattgttaagaCAAAATATTCGAACTTTTTTTGTCCCTCTccttactattattatcatgttatatataaacatgaagtaaagaatatatatatttatttatatatatttatatattttttaaatagtatatacaataattaatatatatatgtataattttttatgcatattctGTGATAACATACGGTGAGGGCACACAGGAAGCTGCCGATAATAGTTTAAATGTAACGAACTTTTTCtgtgttttaatttttgaagAAATAGTtgtaagaaatatattttccattttttcatgtttattaattt
This sequence is a window from Plasmodium chabaudi chabaudi strain AS genome assembly, chromosome: 7. Protein-coding genes within it:
- a CDS encoding inner membrane complex protein 1b, putative, with translation MKTDKNKSTNISKYDNEMPNMEKLYDQLSFQKFENESSSSLKYSDIEKMSGLNKSIQSSIYSNNTSNSYANTPKSGTRIMNKSNVQIVEKIKEVPTYIVKNQTRIINVPEVRFVNKVEHDTVEVIEKLKYVPKEVTKYNIIKKPVIKNIVKEKKMDVLHVQEKISFRDQEVVEEVYNYVDEDGNQIKDSQDIMTMDYILSNENESNKKRECPVYPSLNCCNNTSAYVENSNNICSMAYNNKIDNSNIIGISKGETLPYDVDLNVLPPLLEPFGPQIKTEDNKIFENVFVPKVEKVVEVQKKIDIPINLPVPYIVPKPKIIDVDIPVFKFNDKYVPVPVRQKIIPKITWSDKVYKVDCVIEKPYLVYHDIIKFVPTDTKISVREYPKGINKINPEELYEADNLALWMRVNADLKEEKDNLKKNTQTESTIDHICECSDCETCEHISNSELNISHDLFNTKSSPNNFSDTIPLHQDHPLEMVHLQNKWMKQDATKIPELYNEQFMNAHRNAFFNLTSKIPREAKVEMKTIAQLKTNT